The Gopherus evgoodei ecotype Sinaloan lineage unplaced genomic scaffold, rGopEvg1_v1.p scaffold_42_arrow_ctg1, whole genome shotgun sequence genome contains a region encoding:
- the NEUROD4 gene encoding neurogenic differentiation factor 4, with product MTKTYAKPKEMSELVSSQSWMDEALSSQDEMKEEDSRQAPYGMMAGLNEEHDSIEEEEEEEDGEKPKRRGPKKKKMTKARLERFRARRVKANARERTRMHGLNDALDNLRRVMPCYSKTQKLSKIETLRLARNYIWALSEVLETGQTPEGKGFVEMLCKGLSQPTSNLVAGCLQLGPQSLFLEKHEEKSPVCDSAIPSHTFNYQSPGLPSPPYGNMETHLLHLKPPTFKSLVDPSFGSHHPDCTTPPYEGPLTPPLSISGNFSLKQDGSPDLDKSYTFMAHYPSVSLSGAHGHTSHFQSTVPRYELPIDMSYESYPHHVVGPQLNAIFNE from the coding sequence ATGACCAAGACATATGCCAAACCCAAAGAGATGTCAGAGCTTGTCAGCTCCCAGTCATGGATGGAtgaagccctgagctcccaaGATGAAATGAAGGAAGAAGACAGCAGACAAGCCCCGTATGGAATGATGGCTGGCTTGAACGAAGAACATGACAGCatcgaggaggaggaagaggaggaggatggagaaaagcCTAAGAGAAGAGgaccaaagaagaagaaaatgacCAAGGCACGGCTGGAGCGGTTCAGGGCCCGGCGGGTCAAGGCCAATGCCAGGGAGCGCACTCGGATGCATGGTCTGAATGATGCTCTAGATAATCTGAGGCGGGTGATGCCTTGTTATTCCAAGACTCAGAAGCTGTCCAAGATTGAGACTCTGAGGCTTGCAAGGAATTACATATGGGCTCTGTCTGAGGTGCTGGAGACTGGGCAGACCCCAGAAGGGAAGGGCTTTGTGGAGATGCTTTGCAAAGGTTTGTCACAGCCAACCAGTAACCTAGTTGCTGGCTGTCTGCAGCTGGGGCCTCAGTCCCTCTTCCTTGAGAAGCACGAAGAGAAGTCCCCAGTGTGTGACTCTGCCATACCCAGCCATACCTTCAACTACCAATCCCCTGGACTGCCGAGTCCCCCCTATGGGAACATGGAAACCCACCTCTTACATCTAAAGCCTcccaccttcaaaagtttggtggATCCTTCCTTTGGGAGCCACCACCCAGACTGCACCACTCCACCATATGAAGGGCCTCTGACGCCTCCCCTGAGCATCAGTGGGAACTTCTCCTTGAAGCAGGATGGGTCTCCAGACCTGGACAAATCCTACACCTTCATGGCCCACTACCCTTCGGTGAGCCTGTCCGGAGCTCATGGACACACGTCTCATTTCCAAAGCACAGTGCCCCGCTACGAGCTCCCCATTGACATGAGCTACGAGTCCTACCCACACCATGTGGTTGGGCCCCAACTCAACGCCATATTTAATGAATAA